A DNA window from Planctomycetota bacterium contains the following coding sequences:
- a CDS encoding flagellar hook-length control protein FliK: protein MSPTSTHLSSSAALFAKPKATPAPAKASAADTTSTKPRADRSDATTDKSDADFKQSLEREQREAEEPVTETKPEPTTGEASNEESPATPTDTPTADADVVVAVPGDGFEANMPISVPTTPTAETPDVSTDGAVATTEEGFVVSAMQPVAAEAVPVDGEAQPVVTVAPTATTTDAVTANTPAAVQADPKTTQKLADRTATTPVEGEATPAVSANRPVATTSANPATPSADAQPARPDGSVEAMKPLSAEPTGQAMTGTTSSGVEARVDVASSVATTRPAIQPTTSSLPAVTMPTPDAAADDAVATVRQAVATSASTNGKTMTVRLDPPSLGSVRVQVRVSTGGEMVASIGTSNDVAHSLVRGSIEQLRTSLERTGVSVDRIHVTRMSAGGPDGLSAGREAEGRGGNESGQGDGRSATRDQSDQEQRDQQRRAAAIRRWYAEAA from the coding sequence ATGTCGCCCACCAGCACGCACCTGTCGTCGTCGGCCGCACTCTTCGCCAAACCCAAGGCGACGCCCGCACCCGCCAAGGCCTCGGCGGCCGACACGACGTCGACCAAGCCTCGCGCCGATCGCAGCGACGCCACCACCGACAAGAGCGACGCCGACTTCAAGCAGTCGCTCGAGCGTGAACAACGCGAGGCCGAAGAGCCAGTCACCGAAACCAAGCCTGAGCCGACCACCGGCGAAGCGTCGAACGAAGAGTCGCCAGCGACACCGACCGACACGCCGACCGCCGACGCGGATGTCGTCGTTGCGGTGCCGGGCGATGGCTTCGAGGCCAACATGCCGATCAGCGTTCCGACGACGCCGACCGCGGAGACGCCGGACGTGTCGACGGACGGAGCCGTTGCGACGACCGAAGAGGGCTTTGTCGTCAGCGCGATGCAACCGGTCGCCGCCGAGGCCGTTCCAGTCGACGGCGAGGCTCAGCCGGTCGTGACCGTCGCGCCGACTGCGACCACGACCGACGCGGTCACAGCCAACACGCCGGCCGCGGTTCAGGCCGACCCGAAGACCACACAGAAGCTCGCCGATCGCACGGCGACCACGCCTGTCGAGGGCGAAGCGACGCCCGCCGTCTCGGCCAACCGTCCGGTCGCCACGACGTCCGCCAATCCCGCAACACCGTCCGCCGATGCGCAGCCGGCTCGTCCCGACGGCAGTGTCGAGGCAATGAAGCCGCTCTCTGCCGAACCCACCGGCCAAGCCATGACCGGCACGACGTCTTCCGGCGTCGAGGCCCGCGTGGATGTCGCGTCTTCCGTCGCAACGACACGGCCAGCGATCCAGCCGACCACCAGCAGCCTGCCAGCCGTCACCATGCCGACCCCGGACGCGGCGGCCGATGATGCCGTCGCCACCGTTCGGCAGGCCGTCGCGACTTCGGCATCAACCAACGGCAAGACGATGACCGTTCGCCTCGACCCGCCGTCGCTCGGCAGTGTCCGCGTTCAGGTGCGTGTCAGCACCGGCGGCGAGATGGTCGCCTCGATCGGCACGAGCAACGATGTCGCCCACAGTCTCGTCCGCGGCTCGATCGAACAGCTGCGGACCTCGCTGGAGCGCACCGGCGTGAGCGTCGACCGCATCCACGTCACCCGCATGTCTGCCGGCGGCCCCGACGGTCTGAGCGCCGGCCGCGAGGCCGAAGGCCGCGGCGGGAACGAGTCCGGTCAGGGCGACGGTCGCAGCGCGACCCGCGATCAGTCCGACCAGGAACAGCGCGACCAACAACGCCGTGCCGCAGCGATTCGACGCTGGTACGCGGAAGCTGCGTGA
- the fliJ gene encoding flagellar export protein FliJ, protein MARFVFKLAAAYELRRREEQAAQRGVAERQRDANQLRQELMRLNDDLVGAQQDLRDGGLTGTLDPSLLSAHRRYTNDVARRGRDVMQRIDLADRLLDDARRALAEKTRRRQALERLRDKQKQEHDDAEQRRELADADDATGRWLDGLRAQDAIADDAGFAMAAEEVSA, encoded by the coding sequence ATGGCCCGCTTCGTCTTCAAACTCGCCGCCGCTTACGAGTTGCGTCGCCGCGAGGAGCAAGCCGCTCAGCGAGGCGTCGCCGAGCGACAGCGTGACGCAAATCAGCTTCGCCAGGAACTCATGCGGCTCAACGACGACCTCGTCGGTGCGCAGCAGGATCTGCGCGACGGCGGACTCACTGGCACGCTCGATCCGTCGCTGCTGTCGGCCCATCGCCGCTACACGAACGACGTCGCCAGGCGCGGCCGCGACGTGATGCAGCGCATCGACTTGGCCGATCGCCTTCTCGATGACGCACGCCGAGCCCTTGCCGAAAAGACGCGTCGCCGGCAGGCGCTCGAGCGTCTCCGCGACAAGCAGAAACAAGAACACGACGACGCCGAACAGAGGCGCGAGCTCGCCGATGCCGACGACGCGACCGGCCGGTGGCTCGATGGCCTTCGTGCCCAGGACGCCATCGCTGACGACGCCGGCTTTGCCATGGCCGCCGAGGAGGTGTCGGCATGA
- a CDS encoding FliI/YscN family ATPase, translated as MVATTLKQPRSTLASHLRSVADVMPLRVVGQIAAVSGLTLEADNLPLPLGTTCRISRMSDGFAGASASPCRAQVVGFGRDPKGDARTLLMPLGDIGGVAAGDSVEGDPGAPRIRCGEGLLGRVVNGFGDPIDDKGPITSHSVADFRPLDAPPIPPMGRALVREPLTTGVRAVDALLTCGTGQRMGLFAGPGVGKSTLLSWISRHTSADVSVIALIGERGREVREFLESGLAEGALERCVVVVCTADEPPLMKIRAAKTACCIAEHFRDHGKDVLLMMDSITRLCQAQRQIGLAAKEPPATKGFPPSVFAMLPTLLERAGSTGDGSVTGFYTVLVEGDDFNEPIPDAVKGITDGHLWLDRSLAERGHYPAIDVLKSVSRVRSDVSDKNHVDAASLVQKAVADYAEVEDLVNVGAYVPGSNVAADTAVAVRQQVTEFLQQTPDQPTNLDSARHQLFQLRDTIRAAAHQASQPQPARRN; from the coding sequence GCTCGACGCTCGCCTCGCACCTGCGCAGCGTGGCCGACGTGATGCCGCTGCGTGTGGTCGGCCAGATCGCCGCGGTGAGCGGCCTGACGCTCGAAGCCGACAACCTTCCGTTGCCGCTCGGCACGACGTGCCGCATCAGTCGCATGAGCGACGGCTTCGCCGGTGCCTCGGCCTCGCCGTGTCGGGCACAGGTCGTCGGCTTCGGTCGCGATCCGAAGGGTGACGCACGCACGCTGCTCATGCCGCTCGGCGACATCGGCGGCGTGGCCGCGGGCGACTCCGTCGAAGGCGATCCCGGCGCACCACGGATCCGCTGCGGCGAGGGTTTGCTCGGGCGCGTCGTCAACGGCTTCGGCGATCCGATCGACGACAAAGGTCCAATCACCAGTCACAGCGTCGCCGACTTCCGCCCGCTCGACGCGCCGCCGATTCCGCCGATGGGCCGGGCCTTGGTGCGTGAGCCACTGACCACCGGCGTCCGCGCGGTCGACGCACTGCTGACGTGCGGCACCGGACAGCGGATGGGCCTGTTCGCCGGGCCCGGCGTGGGTAAGAGCACGTTGCTCTCGTGGATCAGTCGTCACACCTCGGCCGACGTGAGCGTCATCGCACTCATCGGCGAGCGTGGCCGCGAAGTCCGCGAGTTCCTCGAATCCGGCCTGGCCGAGGGAGCGCTGGAGCGTTGCGTCGTGGTCGTCTGCACGGCCGATGAGCCGCCACTGATGAAGATTCGCGCCGCCAAGACCGCGTGCTGCATCGCCGAACACTTCCGCGACCACGGCAAGGACGTCCTTCTGATGATGGACTCCATCACGCGTCTGTGTCAGGCACAGCGGCAGATCGGCCTTGCCGCCAAGGAACCGCCGGCGACCAAGGGCTTTCCGCCGAGCGTCTTCGCGATGCTGCCGACGTTGCTCGAACGCGCCGGCAGCACAGGCGATGGCAGTGTCACCGGTTTCTACACGGTGCTTGTCGAGGGTGACGACTTCAACGAACCGATTCCCGACGCCGTCAAGGGCATCACCGACGGGCACCTCTGGCTCGACCGTTCCCTGGCCGAGCGTGGGCACTACCCGGCGATCGACGTGCTCAAAAGTGTCTCACGCGTGCGGTCCGACGTGTCCGATAAAAACCACGTCGACGCCGCGAGCCTCGTGCAGAAGGCCGTCGCCGACTACGCCGAGGTCGAAGACCTCGTGAACGTCGGGGCCTACGTGCCGGGCTCGAACGTCGCAGCCGACACGGCCGTCGCGGTCCGGCAGCAGGTCACCGAATTTCTACAGCAAACGCCTGATCAACCGACGAACCTCGACTCCGCACGTCACCAGCTCTTCCAGCTTCGCGACACCATCCGTGCCGCCGCCCATCAGGCCTCGCAACCGCAACCCGCCAGGCGCAACTGA